GATCTCATCAGTTTTGTCATATGGGTAGTTTCTGTCATAATAAAGACAGAGATCAGTGAATAGGACCTTCTCATGCATTCTGGGCATGAGAAAAAACATGAAAGGAGTATGTGGAATAATAGTATTCCAACATTGTGAACTATGTGTTACAGATAAACATAAGCATTTTTCCTCTTTTGGTTACTGAGTCATGGAGCTGTTACTACACTCTTGAATACCAATACTGTTTATTGATTGAAAGTAAACATGATAAAACGgctttgtttattcatttatttttccaatATACTTGAAATTATTTACAACATATTTTCTGCAGAGTAGTTTTGCTGGACTTCTTCATAGAAAATGTTTTCAAAAGATAGTGTGATAATCTTTTTATTCACATAAGAAAAAGCTTCCCATTGGATGTATTTCAATGTAAAGGATCGACTCCCAGGTTTTCTCATTAAAGCGAATCTTGTGCTGTGTTCAACCCAAGGACTGAGGcttttgctgctgctgcttcttctCTAGGTCCAACTGAATCTCTTCAGGGAATTGTTCAATGTGCTTCTTAACACAGGGGATACAGAATCGCTTTGTATAGAAAAGGCTACATTCCTGAAGGGATTATTAAACAAATATTATGGGGAGAAAATCAGTAAgtggaaaaaatgtttttctAAAGTATGAATATGATATTGTACCCTTCCCACCACCACTTTGCCACCCCGATCCCCATCTTACAATCTTTCTCAAATACACACATATCTGGGTCCACTGACTCCATCCCTTCAAGGCATTCAGCTTTTCCAAGTTTTTAATGCAAATATCCTTACTGCCATGCCATATGCATTCCTCTGAACTCTTGTTGAAATTGCAATTGTTATTTTACAAAGCATCAGATAAAGGTGGTCAAAGTTATGATTTTGAAGAACTAGGGCTTTTCGAAAGGGTGTCATGGTACACTGGTCAAATGTCTGGTTTTGTGGACAGAAAGGTaggagataggaagcagagggtggtggttgaaggttgtttctcagaaatggaggccagtgactagcggtgtgctgcaggggttggtgttgggacccttgttattcgttatttacataaatgatttagctgtgaatgcacaaggcttgatcagtaagtttgcggatgacacaacaTTTGGAGGTTCggttgatagtgaagaatgttatcacagattacaggggggtcttgatcagttcaggaagtgggccaaggagtggcaaatggatttcaatacagataagtgtgaggtgatgcattttggaaagtcaaaccagtataggactttacgttagactattgtttattgactacagctctgccttcaatacaataattccaagcaagcttgtcaccaaactgcgagacctaggactcaacaccttcctctgtaactggatccttgactttctaacaaacagaccacaatcagtgaggataggcaacaatacctccggcacgattattctcaacactggtgccccacaaggctgtgccctcagccctctactctactccctatacactcacgactgtgtggccagattctgctctaactccatctacaagtttgcagatgataccaccgttgtaggccatatctcaaacagcgatgagtcggagtacaggaaggagatagagagcttagtggaatggagtcatgacaacaacctttccctcaatgtcaacaaaactaaagagctgatcattgacttcaggaaagggggtggtgtacatgcatctgtctacaccaatggttctgaggttgagagggtcgagagcttcaagttcctgggagtgaacatcaccaacagcctgtcctggtcaaatcacgttgatgccatggccaagaaagctcatcagcgcctctacttcctcaggaggctaaagaaatttggtttgtcccctttgactctcaccaacttttaccgatgcaccattgaaagcatcctatctggatgtatcacggcttggtacggcaactgctctgtgcaggaccgcaagaagcttgcagagagttgtggacagcccagcgcatcacggacaccagcctcccctccttagactctgtctttacctctcgttgtcttggtgaagcagccagcataatcaaaggaccCCACCCatctagacattctctcttctctcctcttccatcgggtggaagatacaggtgtgagggcacataccaccagacttaaggacagcttctaccccaccgtgataagactattgaacggttccctatacaatgaatggactatgacctcatgatctaccttgttgtaaccttgcaccgtattaaactgcactttctctgtagctgtgacactttactctgtactgttacttttttttacctgcactttgtactaactcaatgtaactgcactgtgtaatgaattgacctgtacgatcggtttgtaagacaagcttttcactgtacctcagtacaaatgacaataataaaccaataattgtactatgaatggtagggcactagggagtgtcatggaacagagagacctaggagtacaaagcggcatcacaggtagacagggtggcgagaAAGGTGTTCAGCAcgctggcattcatcagtcagggtattgagtataggagttgggacattacgttgcagttgtgcaagtcgttggtgaggccacacacggagttactgtgtatagtttttggtcaccttgttataggaaagacgtggttaaactggaaagagtgcagaaaagatttacgaggatgttaccaggaccaggagggcctgaattacagggaaaaGTTGGCCAGGtttggtctttattctttggagcataggacaatgaagggtgatcttactgaggtttataaattcatgagaagcatagataaggtggatggtaacagtcttttccccagggtaggagtcCAACACTAaggggcaaaggtttagggtgagaggggaaagatttaaaagggacttgagaggtaacttcttcacacagagggtggtgagtatatgaaatgagctgcatgagaaagtggttgagtcaggtacaaaagtatcatttaagaagcacttgggtaggtccGTGGAGAGGCGGAtgagagggatataggccgaatgcaagaaattgggactagatgggtgggcaccatggtcagcatagacccattgcgcgaagggcctgtatccgtgctgtatgactctatgggaaAGGACCAATTCAATGAAGGCTTGCAACTCCAAACAATGACAAAGCCATTTGAAGAGGGGGAAAGCAATAAAGTTAGCATAAGATCAGGTCAAGAGCAGACAGATGAAGTCCATGTACAACCCAAGACTTTAAAATATAGAATAGGGTCAATAGAtgaggaaggaaaacagaatgccaaGCAACTCGAGAAGACCTTACCAGTTGCGGGGCAACAAATGCCTATTAAAACAATGGAAAGCAAGGTCAATTTAAGGGATTCTAAAGAAAAAGGCAAATTCACGTAAAGTTCTTTGAAAGACCAAGACTGGTTGTGCAAAAAAGGGGTGAGGAGAAATAATGAAAAAGGGATGACTTCAAACTGAAGTCACCAGTTCAAAATACCAACAAGAGGGAGGAGCAAGATTCACACTGCACTTCCAAAAATATATTCTGTTCAGCATGAAGCTAATGGTTTTGCAACCAATGAGGAAGAAATTGTGATAAACTTACTTGTCCAACACATACAATGTTGTTGCAAAGACTACAGTGAGATCCAATTATAAGAAATTTGTCCTTTTGAGATGTGAACGGATCATTCATGGTGTAGCACTCCTCCAGCAGTCTATGCAAAGAAAAATTTGTACAAAACATCGAATGGGTGAGTAAATTCTTACGTCCAATTCAGCAGAAATCACAATTTTTTGGTTCCAATGTGAATTTCCAATGTTGGTTCAGCTTCTATACAGCAAGCTCATGCTACTCGGTCTATTATCTTTAACTTGTGTCATTCTGCCAAACTAGTTATCTAGCATTATTTTGCACATAGTAAACACCACAATACCCAATAaagataataaaaatatttacCGACTACAGAATTATATTTATCATGTTGACACCATGTCCATGTCATTTATTGCTAAATGCCCCTTTCACAAAACAAATTTGTAGTCTATTAAAAGGTTTCAAAATAATTTCTTCTTGGCTTTCAAGGCAGACAGGTTGTTGCAAGATACTGTATGTGAAGGAGGGGGACACATGGACCTTTATCACTGTGTGCATCTAATGCAGATTTACCACTTTCTATAATTCTGTATGGAATGGTGGAAACTTTATGGAATGACAGAAACTTTATGGAATGACATGGATTCCTGTTCCAAAGAccaagaaataaaaatgatgtaATAAGGTTTCTAGAGTATGAACCTTAATTAATGTAATGGCAATGGGAAGCAAAGGATTACATGGCCAAGAAATTCTCTGACACAGCACAACATTTAAATTTACTACATGTGGGAATTTAAGTAGAATGCCCACTGAAGGTCCTTTGCAAATGTTCTGCACAGTTCCTGAGTGCTGTCTGCATAGGGTTTGCATGTCATTCCTTCCTATAAGATGAAACCCAAGagtataaatggcagtgatgcttcactccctgatgagctcaatgctttttatgcccactttgaaagggagaataacacacctgtgcaaatccccacagcatctggcaaccctgtgatctttgtctcagaggctgacatcagaacatccttcaaaagggtgaacccttgcaaggcatcaggccccagcagggtactgaaaatctgtgctgaccaactggctggagtattcaaagacatcttcaacctctaactgctgcagtcggaggttcccacctgcttcaaaagggcaccaATCATACTGGTGTCCATGAAGAACAGGGTGAACTGCCTCAgtgactattgcccagtagcactaaactactgtgatgaagtgctttgagaggttggtcatggctagaattaactcctgcctgagcaaggacctggacccactgcaatttgtctaccgccacaacaggtctactgtgaacacaatctcactggctctccactcagctttggagcaccaaaacatcaacaaaacatacgtcaggctgctgtttatcgattacagctcggcattcaaaaccatcatcccctcagtactaatcgacAAGCTTCAAAatttgggcctctgtaccttcctttgCAAttagatcctcaacttccttatcaggagaccacagtcagtgtggatcgctcgtaacatctcctcctcactgacaatcaacaaaggcacatctcaaggatgtgtgcttcacccactgctctactatctacactcatgactgtgtgactaggcacagctccaacgccatctataaatttgttgatgacaccactgttgttggcagaatctcagatggcgacgaggaggcgtacgagagtgagatagatcagctggttgcaTGGTATCGCAACAAtcacctcgcactcaacgtcagcaagaccaaggaattgattgcggacttcagaaaggagaagttgggagaacacacaccagtcctcattgaggagtcagtggtggaaagggtgaacagcttcaagttcctgggcgtcaacatctgaggatctatcctgggcccaacacattgatgcaatcaggaagaaggcacgccagcggctctacttcattaggagcttgaggagatttgggacttcacaaaagactcttgcattttgactggttgcatcaccgcctggtctggaggctccaatgtgcagaatcaaaagaggctgcagagggttgtagactcagccagctccatcatgggcacaaccctccctgccatcaaggacatcttcaagaggtggtgcctcaagaaggcggcatctatcactaaggacgctcaccatctgggacataccttcttcgtgttactaccattaaggaggtggtacaggagcctgaagacccacactcaaatgtttcaggaacagcttcttcccctctgccatcagatttctgaacggtccatgaatctctgaacactaccttgttattcctcctttttgtaacttgtagtagtctttatgtcttgcactgtactgctgccgcaaaacaacaaatttcacgacatacgtcagtgataataaacttgattcggATGCGTATTTGCACTGAAGCCACTGGTCATATTTCTAACACACGACTGATTTTATGCATGCAATATTCTTAAATTCTGGAGCAGGTCATGACTAGAAGGTAACTGGGCCTCCATCTTCGGATCCAAGGTATCGATCTTCATTGATATGTTCTTTTTTCATCTTCTCATTCATAATGATCCCTAACTATTCCCACCCTCATTCTCTGCTGTCTTCCAGGCCCCTTAATTTTTACTGTCATCCTCCTATTTTCTCCAGTATTGCCACCTTTTATCCGATCCATTGATCTCCCTGATCCTACTGCTAATATTCTCTCCAAGATTATATCCATGGTATCTTCTGCCCCCTCACAAATCATTTCAACACCTCATGTTATTACCAAAAGAAGTTCCGCCCAATTTCACCCATTATTCCGTCTCCACTCCTGCACATCTCCACTTCCCTTCCCCGTCCTCTAACAGTTTCCTCACTAGATCCACACACTTCTCATCCCCTGAACCACATTCCCACTCCATTAGGATGTGCTCTCCAGCACTCCCCACAATTTCCACTCTctacaatgttgagaaattacTGACGAAATGGATTTGAGTGTGACAGTGCAAGTAATGCCACTGAGATACACTGACAGTCAGAGGGAAGTTAAAGTGTGAGACTGTCAGTGAATGGGGAAATTGCAGTTCgtatagcacagcacagaaatatggtCTTTAACCCACCGAGTCCACGTCAACCATCAaatgcccatttacactattttattctcctcacattcccatcaactcctcctggaTTTTACCACTAATTGAGCAATCAGGGGTAATtgacaatggctaattaacctgccaacaaTTTTAAGATGTGGAAGGAGAACgaagcacttggagaaaacccAAATAGTCACAAACAGAACAtacaaagtccacatagacagcaacagaggtcaggattgaactctggtcactggagctgtaaggcaacagttctactagctgcaccactgttttgCTCTGGAGTTACTGCAATTGAACATGGAAATTTCTCATGCACAGTCCAGGTAGGTCGTTGTTGTTTTGGCTGCCTTCACTCATCACCTATTCCTCAGCTGCATGCCACGTTGATGGTTATGAAAAATGCTCTGCCGAAAAACTGCAGTGCTCTTCAGGACACCATGGTAGCTTGGTAGCTCAAGTGCAGCTGACATGGTAGACCACTGCAGAAGCAAGGGACCATCAGTGATACTGTGATACCAGGTCCAGGTACTCAGCTATAACATGTGTTTTCATAACATGAACTGGATATAACGTGATTTTGATCAGGAACTAGAGAACCAGTTACTTTGAAAATTGATAAGTAGGAAAAAAAtgtctttgggaaaaaaaatgtttacatgtaacacctctctctcccaccccccccaagtaatcagacaccattgtctcttacaTACAAACACAGGTTGCTAGTATCAGGGCAGGACGCCATTGGAAATTGATAAGCAATAGCTTCTAATAGTTACACAAGTATCAAtaaacaatgtaacatacagCCTTTAGTATTTTTAGCTTTCAGTAACAGAATAAACTTGTAgcaattaaaaacatatttatatTTGAAAAATAACTGTTATTGGGAGTCTAGCCCCTAACCCCCTTTTTCCCATTGACACAATTGTATTTATAGTGTGATTTTCTCTAATGCGAGGTTTCTTAGCAACACAACTGTTGCTTTTTAGCAGATCTACCTGTTGAAATGAACATCTACCTGACTGAAATGAACAAGTATCAATGGCTACATGCCATCTAAACACAAATCTCTTTTGGTTAAGGGTGGAGTTGATCTCCCATTTCCACAAATGCAATATGCGTACAGTCAACTGCACCATGAAACACTTCAACCAATGTAGAGTTGGCTCCATGCTGTGGAAGCCATTTTGGTACCCAGATGGGAACCATAGTACCCAAACAACTAATGTAACTGATCCAAATTTTGCACCTCTGATATCTGAATAGTAAGTGTATACTTTATATAGATGATAA
This is a stretch of genomic DNA from Pristis pectinata isolate sPriPec2 chromosome 15, sPriPec2.1.pri, whole genome shotgun sequence. It encodes these proteins:
- the cdpf1 gene encoding cysteine-rich DPF motif domain-containing protein 1; protein product: MKSVEEPEQGVFECSLCGLRAPFNYHGQKPPNARSIVLLEECYTMNDPFTSQKDKFLIIGSHCSLCNNIVCVGQECSLFYTKRFCIPCVKKHIEQFPEEIQLDLEKKQQQQKPQSLG